From a single Sporosarcina oncorhynchi genomic region:
- a CDS encoding TAXI family TRAP transporter solute-binding subunit: protein MIYMKLRKYGLLFASALISASILGACGDSKKDGGSSDGNKDADGLDTKIVTIATGGSSGPYNIIGTTLANEFSKEFGINSKPQSTGASVENINLIKEGKVEMAFVMSDVLTEAVEGTGNFTEATDKVQQIAALYPNYVQIVTTANSGIKTIEDLKGKRVAVGDQNSGVEVNARNLLAGFGITYDDLKVDYLGYAEAADGLKSGSIDAAFLTSGLPNSSVMELAASIDLAIVSVDPDKVTEISKDQPYFVGMDIPADTYGNAEDVPTAAIMNALVVSSEMSEDDVYKLTKKFFDSLGDLGNSHQAATDISLEGAQKGMVAPVHPGAQKYYDEQK, encoded by the coding sequence ATGATTTATATGAAATTAAGAAAGTATGGACTATTGTTTGCAAGCGCTTTAATTAGTGCTTCAATTTTAGGAGCATGTGGAGATTCGAAGAAAGACGGGGGAAGTTCAGATGGCAATAAAGACGCTGACGGCCTCGATACGAAAATCGTAACGATTGCGACGGGTGGATCATCTGGCCCATATAATATTATCGGAACAACATTGGCGAACGAGTTCTCCAAAGAATTTGGTATTAACTCCAAGCCACAATCAACTGGTGCTTCTGTAGAAAACATCAACTTGATTAAAGAAGGTAAAGTGGAAATGGCATTTGTCATGAGTGACGTATTGACAGAAGCTGTTGAAGGTACTGGTAACTTCACTGAAGCTACTGACAAAGTGCAACAAATTGCAGCCCTTTATCCGAACTACGTTCAAATCGTGACGACTGCAAATTCAGGCATCAAAACGATTGAGGATTTGAAAGGCAAGCGCGTTGCAGTTGGCGATCAGAACTCAGGTGTAGAAGTAAATGCGCGTAACCTACTTGCTGGTTTCGGCATTACGTATGATGATCTTAAAGTAGACTATCTTGGATATGCTGAAGCGGCTGACGGCCTTAAATCGGGAAGTATTGATGCAGCATTCCTTACAAGCGGTCTTCCGAATTCATCTGTTATGGAATTAGCAGCTAGTATTGACCTTGCAATTGTTTCAGTGGATCCTGACAAAGTGACAGAGATTTCAAAAGATCAGCCGTACTTCGTCGGAATGGACATACCTGCAGACACTTACGGGAATGCTGAAGACGTACCGACAGCAGCGATTATGAACGCACTTGTTGTTAGCAGTGAAATGAGTGAAGATGACGTATACAAATTGACTAAGAAATTCTTTGACAGCTTAGGAGATCTAGGAAACTCTCATCAGGCTGCAACTGATATTTCTCTTGAAGGTGCACAAAAAGGCATGGTAGCGCCTGTTCACCCTGGAGCTCAAAAGTACTACGATGAGCAGAAGTAA
- the ilvN gene encoding acetolactate synthase small subunit, with protein sequence MRRVITVTVINQSGVLNRVTGLLMKRQFNIESITVGHTEQPGRSKMTFIVNIDDERKTEQLLKQLQKQIDVIKVHDITDKAIVMRELALVKVMSPPHARSEINSVIEPFRATVIDSGKNVVTYQVVGSSEKIEAFIDLVKPYGIKELSRTGVTAFTRENQKTPSQQLSILK encoded by the coding sequence ATGAGAAGAGTCATAACCGTAACAGTTATCAATCAAAGCGGTGTATTAAACCGGGTGACGGGTCTATTAATGAAACGTCAATTCAATATTGAAAGCATCACAGTTGGACATACGGAACAGCCGGGCAGATCCAAGATGACATTCATCGTGAATATCGACGACGAACGTAAAACTGAGCAGTTGCTGAAACAGCTTCAAAAGCAGATTGATGTCATCAAAGTACACGACATCACTGATAAGGCAATCGTCATGCGGGAGCTGGCATTAGTGAAGGTCATGTCCCCACCACATGCACGCAGTGAAATTAACAGTGTCATCGAACCGTTCAGGGCAACCGTGATCGATTCAGGGAAAAATGTCGTCACATACCAAGTGGTTGGTTCATCTGAAAAGATTGAGGCATTCATCGATCTGGTGAAACCATATGGCATTAAAGAATTATCAAGGACTGGCGTAACAGCGTTCACCCGTGAAAACCAAAAAACACCGTCACAGCAACTGTCGATATTGAAGTAG
- a CDS encoding TRAP transporter permease, whose product MGHTEALTEEQQAELLEKFDTESKVRKFSGKRVAFFVSAIAILYSLFHLYITFYPMPALQQRAVHVAIGISLIFLIYPTYSRQDRSRVAIYDWLLFILGLMTAGYLIKEYTAIVTTRGGIPNTLDIIMAILTVVLILEAARRVTGWILPILALAFLSYPFFSHMNWVPTLMATRKYDLGDIFGQMYLKTEGLYSTAIGASVSFIFLFILFGAFLAKSGMGQFFNDLALALAGHKQGGPAKVAVISSGFMGSINGAAVANVVGTGAFTIPMMKRVGYSKNFAGAVEASASVGGQILPPIMGASAFIMAETTGVKYGTIALAALIPAVLYFLAVIMQVHFRAGKDNLKGIPKADLPRVKEVMKERGHLLLPIVYLIFLLYRNVPIGHAAFYTIVATVLVAMLRKSTRMSFKDILGALDSGARQSLSVMVACAVVGIIIGVVSLTSFGNVMTSSIASLGAGSLLLTLFFTMIASMILGMGLPSIPAYIITATMAAPALAAFDIPILVAHMFVFYFGIFANITPPVALAAFAGAGISGGDPMKTGFTALKLSAAGFLIPYMFVYNPAMLMIDTTGIATNAREFPVAATMDIAMITITAIIGIIALSAAIEGYFKTNVNPLWRIVLAAGALMMIIPESITDIVGVIIVAAMFALNYMRNRKEQEQIVQVK is encoded by the coding sequence ATCGGACATACGGAGGCGTTGACGGAAGAACAACAAGCCGAGCTGCTCGAAAAGTTTGATACAGAATCAAAAGTGCGAAAGTTTTCTGGAAAGAGAGTGGCCTTCTTTGTTTCTGCTATCGCAATTCTGTATTCCCTCTTCCATCTTTACATCACATTCTATCCAATGCCGGCTCTTCAGCAGCGGGCAGTTCACGTAGCGATTGGTATCTCCCTAATCTTCTTAATTTACCCGACGTACAGTAGGCAAGATCGAAGCCGGGTTGCAATTTACGATTGGCTGTTATTCATTTTAGGACTTATGACAGCGGGTTATCTGATTAAAGAATATACCGCGATTGTTACAACACGTGGTGGAATTCCAAATACATTGGATATCATTATGGCGATTTTGACAGTGGTTTTAATTTTGGAAGCGGCGCGCCGTGTAACAGGCTGGATCCTTCCAATATTGGCTCTCGCATTTTTGTCTTATCCATTCTTTAGTCATATGAACTGGGTGCCAACACTTATGGCGACACGTAAATATGACTTGGGTGATATTTTCGGCCAGATGTATTTGAAGACGGAAGGACTTTATTCCACTGCAATTGGGGCCTCTGTATCGTTCATTTTCTTGTTCATCCTGTTTGGTGCCTTTTTGGCGAAATCAGGGATGGGTCAGTTTTTCAATGATTTGGCGCTTGCACTAGCAGGCCATAAGCAAGGTGGACCTGCGAAGGTGGCAGTAATCTCCAGTGGTTTCATGGGCAGTATTAATGGAGCAGCTGTAGCAAACGTTGTTGGAACCGGCGCATTTACAATTCCAATGATGAAACGTGTCGGCTATTCTAAGAACTTTGCTGGAGCAGTAGAAGCAAGTGCTTCTGTCGGTGGCCAGATTTTACCACCGATCATGGGAGCGAGTGCATTTATCATGGCGGAAACAACCGGTGTGAAGTACGGGACAATCGCTTTAGCGGCGTTGATCCCAGCAGTTCTTTATTTCCTTGCCGTTATTATGCAAGTGCATTTCCGTGCTGGAAAAGATAATTTAAAAGGGATTCCAAAAGCAGATCTACCCCGTGTGAAAGAAGTGATGAAAGAACGCGGCCATCTTTTGCTTCCGATTGTCTATTTAATTTTCTTGCTCTACCGTAATGTGCCGATTGGGCATGCTGCATTTTATACAATTGTAGCGACGGTTTTAGTTGCTATGCTAAGAAAGTCGACGAGAATGTCCTTTAAGGATATTTTAGGAGCTTTGGACAGCGGTGCACGCCAGTCACTTTCTGTAATGGTCGCCTGTGCTGTTGTTGGAATTATTATCGGAGTTGTTAGTTTGACGAGCTTCGGTAACGTCATGACTTCGTCCATTGCAAGCCTAGGGGCAGGTTCGTTGCTACTTACTTTGTTCTTTACAATGATTGCATCAATGATTCTAGGAATGGGTCTACCTTCCATCCCTGCTTATATCATTACAGCAACAATGGCGGCACCTGCTTTGGCAGCGTTTGACATTCCAATTCTCGTTGCGCATATGTTCGTCTTTTACTTCGGTATTTTCGCGAATATTACACCACCGGTCGCACTTGCAGCATTTGCAGGCGCGGGTATTTCCGGAGGGGATCCGATGAAGACCGGATTCACGGCGCTGAAACTTTCGGCTGCCGGATTCCTCATTCCATATATGTTCGTCTATAATCCTGCGATGCTTATGATCGATACAACTGGCATTGCGACAAATGCACGCGAATTCCCTGTGGCGGCAACCATGGACATTGCGATGATCACGATAACAGCGATCATTGGAATTATTGCGTTGAGTGCCGCAATCGAAGGCTATTTCAAAACAAATGTGAATCCATTATGGCGAATTGTCCTTGCGGCAGGTGCGCTAATGATGATCATTCCTGAATCGATTACGGATATTGTTGGCGTCATCATTGTGGCTGCAATGTTTGCGTTAAACTATATGCGAAATCGTAAAGAGCAGGAACAAATAGTCCAAGTGAAATAA
- a CDS encoding S41 family peptidase: MFRNAMKPFLLAVALLVLLIPNTVFAAVEPLDEIRELVRKHYVDEVSEAVLRKGTAEEIMKGLDKYSVYMSKDEYGAFVDSIDQRLVGIGVVLEEDKNGVKVLAVIEDSPASLAGLLAGDILTHANGSSLKGKSVQAAIPFISGKENTEVVLAIERTTRGSLIKFKKTIKRAEIHLPTVESEMLGGNIGHIRLNSFAADSGKEIARAIRKLETADSFIFDIRNNGGGYITAAQEVTGFFPEVAEAFQLREKNKKPSIYPAVNQEMKFEGPVSLLVNEFSASASEMLAVNLKEAGAATVYGQKTYGKGTMQTMYAFSDGSVLKLTTARFYSPKGIAVNGIGVSPDVVTKVGEELTTAHFDHLLLKVKGYAHLSGLENVKPTKTFTVEMTKEMDWSAIDQSAIELVELGGRAVPFKLAVKNGKKITIIPEKPLLSGASYMLIIHPGWLDINGLPVKSGIYLNVTVE, encoded by the coding sequence TTGTTCAGAAATGCAATGAAGCCATTCCTATTGGCAGTCGCACTTTTAGTCTTGCTTATACCGAATACTGTCTTTGCAGCAGTTGAACCGCTCGATGAAATACGGGAACTTGTACGAAAGCATTATGTCGATGAAGTATCGGAAGCTGTTCTGAGAAAAGGGACAGCAGAAGAAATTATGAAAGGTCTTGATAAGTACTCTGTCTATATGTCCAAAGACGAGTATGGAGCATTCGTGGATAGTATCGATCAACGGTTAGTCGGGATCGGAGTCGTCCTGGAAGAAGATAAGAATGGCGTAAAAGTGTTAGCTGTAATTGAAGACAGCCCCGCGTCACTTGCTGGACTTCTTGCGGGTGACATTCTGACACACGCTAATGGAAGTTCATTGAAAGGAAAATCTGTTCAAGCGGCAATCCCTTTCATAAGTGGGAAAGAGAATACCGAAGTCGTGTTGGCAATTGAACGAACAACAAGAGGGAGTCTCATCAAATTTAAGAAGACGATTAAGCGTGCAGAGATCCATTTACCGACCGTGGAAAGTGAAATGCTTGGCGGGAATATTGGGCATATCCGGTTGAATAGCTTTGCAGCTGATTCGGGCAAGGAGATTGCACGTGCAATCCGGAAGTTGGAAACAGCAGACAGTTTCATTTTCGATATCCGGAACAATGGAGGAGGCTATATTACTGCCGCTCAGGAAGTGACGGGCTTTTTCCCGGAAGTTGCAGAAGCATTCCAGTTACGTGAGAAAAACAAAAAGCCTTCGATTTATCCTGCTGTTAATCAGGAGATGAAATTCGAAGGACCTGTTTCATTGCTTGTTAATGAATTCAGCGCAAGCGCTTCTGAAATGTTGGCCGTCAATTTGAAAGAAGCGGGAGCGGCTACGGTGTACGGTCAAAAAACTTACGGTAAAGGGACGATGCAGACGATGTATGCATTTTCCGATGGAAGTGTGTTGAAGTTGACAACCGCTCGCTTTTATTCGCCGAAAGGCATCGCTGTAAATGGGATAGGTGTTTCTCCAGATGTGGTGACAAAAGTAGGTGAGGAACTGACAACTGCCCATTTTGACCATCTTTTATTGAAAGTGAAAGGGTATGCACACCTCTCAGGGTTAGAGAATGTGAAACCGACAAAGACGTTCACTGTCGAGATGACGAAAGAAATGGATTGGTCTGCAATCGATCAATCTGCAATTGAGTTGGTGGAGCTTGGTGGTAGGGCGGTTCCCTTCAAACTAGCGGTGAAGAACGGTAAGAAAATTACAATCATTCCAGAGAAGCCTCTATTGTCAGGCGCTTCTTATATGCTCATTATCCATCCGGGATGGTTGGATATCAACGGTCTTCCAGTGAAGAGCGGCATCTATTTGAACGTAACAGTTGAATAA
- a CDS encoding DUF1850 domain-containing protein, which yields MSRSKIILSGSMLIMLLLSLFIIRIPTIQVDYSDSRFYLKDDRFDLGWIHSVEKEPWFESYERNEDALLLTSTKFKTFGAGVPSSAQVTKSDDGFVHMIVNEPIDELLLAVSRNVQTTMYTENNQIALYELVDDYDTVFIHVERVSLWNLLRGEKID from the coding sequence ATGAGCAGAAGTAAGATTATCCTAAGTGGGAGCATGTTAATCATGCTCCTGCTTTCTCTATTTATCATCAGAATTCCTACCATTCAAGTGGATTATTCGGATAGTCGTTTTTATTTGAAAGATGATCGATTTGACCTTGGCTGGATTCACTCTGTTGAAAAAGAACCGTGGTTTGAATCATATGAACGGAATGAAGATGCACTTCTTTTGACAAGTACAAAATTCAAGACGTTCGGAGCAGGGGTTCCATCTTCTGCCCAAGTCACAAAATCCGATGACGGTTTTGTACATATGATTGTCAATGAACCGATTGATGAACTATTGCTAGCTGTTTCTAGAAATGTTCAAACGACGATGTATACGGAAAACAATCAAATTGCTTTATATGAACTCGTTGATGATTATGACACCGTTTTCATACATGTCGAACGGGTATCCTTATGGAATTTATTAAGAGGTGAAAAAATTGACTAA
- a CDS encoding DL-endopeptidase inhibitor IseA family protein: protein MRTKLFSIGVLLLLFLAACGGPPAGYVALSPKSAVELAAGWAGADSVILSGGLYKEGEYVSFTYKGMEYRYMAGHLDSKKKLKAELHKFITKKKAKRYMKEYGILKHKGKLAQPEVEKTSQSQWEMATAKEVKSKKNYMLFEITVPIGDTRTAEKIIVKYVYLKKTGWRIDKFNE from the coding sequence ATGAGAACGAAACTTTTTAGTATAGGAGTGCTATTACTACTGTTCTTAGCTGCATGTGGCGGTCCGCCGGCTGGATATGTCGCGTTGTCGCCTAAAAGTGCTGTTGAGTTGGCTGCTGGCTGGGCAGGCGCCGATAGTGTGATTTTATCGGGAGGGTTGTATAAGGAAGGTGAGTATGTATCGTTTACGTACAAGGGAATGGAATACCGCTATATGGCAGGACATTTGGATTCAAAGAAGAAGTTAAAGGCTGAATTACACAAGTTCATTACAAAAAAGAAAGCGAAGCGGTACATGAAAGAATATGGAATCCTGAAACATAAAGGCAAGCTTGCACAGCCAGAAGTGGAAAAAACTTCTCAATCGCAGTGGGAAATGGCAACTGCGAAGGAAGTAAAATCGAAAAAGAATTACATGCTATTCGAAATAACAGTCCCGATTGGAGACACACGCACAGCTGAAAAAATCATTGTTAAATATGTTTATCTGAAAAAGACAGGCTGGCGAATCGATAAGTTTAATGAATAA
- the sda gene encoding sporulation histidine kinase inhibitor Sda, which yields MPRIADDLLIDSYSKAIELKLCPKFITLLEKEISLRSLPLQCEIRHDEKKSPSIS from the coding sequence ATGCCAAGAATAGCGGACGATTTACTAATCGATTCTTATAGTAAAGCGATAGAATTAAAGCTTTGTCCAAAATTCATCACATTATTGGAGAAAGAAATTTCTTTACGGTCTTTGCCATTGCAATGTGAAATCCGTCATGACGAAAAAAAGAGCCCATCCATATCTTGA
- the ilvD gene encoding dihydroxy-acid dehydratase translates to MRSDMIKKGVDRAPHRSLLYATGIKTKDLEKPFIGVCNSYIDIIPGHRHLNVFAEIVKEAIWEAGGVPFEFNTIGVDDGIAMGHIGMRYSLPSRELIADSAETVINAHWFDGVFYIPNCDKITPGMLMAAVRTNVPSVFVSGGPMEAGVSSSGKQLSLTSVFEGVGAFKSGKMTAEELLDIETNACPTCGSCSGMFTANSMNCLMEMLGLALPGNGTIVATSDERHKLIKDAAKHLIRMIKEDVKPRDIVTKEAIDDAFALDMAMGGSTNTVLHTLAIAHEAEIEYSVEDINIVAERVPYLAKIMPASDISMDDIFKAGGVSAIVNELTKIPGAIHPDRITITGKTIREDVKDYHITNDQVIRTKDNPYSPVGGLSVLFGNIAPEGGVIKVGAVDPSIKQFKGKAIVFESQEAAQENIDNGTVQEGHVVVIRYEGPKGGPGMPEMLAPTSAIQGRGLGTKVALITDGRFSGASRGISIGHISPEAAEGGPIALVEDGDMIDINLTNRTIELLVSDEELTIRRSKLKPFEPKIKKGYLARYSKLVTSASTGGVMKI, encoded by the coding sequence ATGAGAAGTGACATGATTAAAAAAGGTGTCGATCGCGCACCGCACAGAAGTTTGTTATATGCGACCGGTATTAAGACGAAGGATCTTGAAAAGCCTTTTATCGGTGTCTGCAATTCGTATATTGATATTATTCCAGGCCATAGACATTTGAATGTATTTGCTGAAATTGTAAAAGAAGCGATATGGGAAGCGGGCGGTGTTCCTTTTGAATTCAACACGATTGGTGTGGATGATGGAATCGCGATGGGGCATATTGGCATGCGCTACTCATTACCGAGCCGCGAACTGATAGCTGATTCTGCTGAAACAGTCATCAATGCGCACTGGTTTGACGGCGTGTTTTACATCCCGAACTGCGACAAAATCACACCGGGCATGCTCATGGCGGCGGTTAGGACGAATGTTCCTTCCGTATTCGTATCAGGTGGCCCGATGGAAGCAGGGGTTTCTTCATCAGGAAAGCAACTTTCACTTACTTCGGTTTTTGAAGGGGTCGGAGCTTTCAAGTCAGGTAAGATGACAGCTGAAGAATTGCTTGATATTGAGACCAATGCATGTCCGACATGCGGATCCTGTTCAGGAATGTTCACAGCAAACTCCATGAACTGTCTAATGGAAATGCTTGGATTGGCATTACCCGGAAACGGAACGATTGTCGCTACATCTGATGAGCGACACAAACTCATAAAAGATGCTGCGAAACATTTGATTCGTATGATTAAAGAAGATGTTAAACCGCGAGATATTGTCACCAAAGAAGCGATTGATGATGCATTTGCGCTTGATATGGCAATGGGTGGTTCGACAAACACAGTTCTTCACACGCTAGCAATTGCGCATGAAGCTGAAATTGAGTATAGCGTAGAAGATATTAACATAGTCGCTGAGCGTGTTCCTTATTTGGCGAAAATTATGCCGGCATCCGACATTTCAATGGATGATATTTTCAAAGCTGGCGGCGTCAGTGCTATTGTCAATGAATTAACGAAGATTCCTGGTGCGATTCATCCTGATCGGATTACGATAACAGGTAAAACCATTAGAGAAGACGTGAAGGATTATCACATTACGAACGATCAAGTTATCCGAACGAAAGATAATCCGTATAGTCCTGTCGGTGGCTTATCCGTATTATTCGGCAATATTGCTCCTGAAGGTGGCGTCATAAAAGTTGGAGCCGTCGATCCATCCATCAAACAATTTAAAGGCAAAGCAATCGTCTTTGAATCACAGGAAGCAGCACAGGAGAATATCGACAATGGGACTGTCCAAGAAGGTCATGTCGTTGTCATTCGTTATGAAGGTCCAAAAGGCGGACCAGGAATGCCGGAAATGCTTGCTCCTACATCAGCTATCCAAGGCAGAGGTTTAGGAACAAAGGTAGCTTTAATTACAGATGGTCGATTCTCAGGGGCATCCCGCGGAATATCGATTGGTCATATATCACCTGAAGCAGCTGAAGGCGGTCCAATTGCATTAGTGGAAGATGGCGATATGATCGACATCAACTTGACCAATCGGACAATCGAACTGCTTGTATCTGATGAAGAACTGACAATACGTAGATCAAAATTAAAACCATTTGAACCGAAAATTAAAAAAGGTTATTTAGCTAGATACTCAAAACTCGTCACGTCGGCTAGCACAGGCGGCGTCATGAAAATATAA
- the ilvB gene encoding acetolactate synthase large subunit, whose translation MSAEVETKQAVMEKTQESTGEQQNIQPMDGSAVLIQGLKDQGVEVVFGYPGGAVLPIYDALYNNPIPHVLARHEQGAIHAAEGYARVSGKTGVVIATSGPGATNLVTGITDAMMDSLPLVIFTGQVATTVIGTDAFQEADIVGITTPITKHNYQVQDVADLPRIIKEAFHIASTGRRGPVLVDVPKNIATEIFVTEEERMAEVNLPGYQPTTTPNYLQIQKAVEALSTAKKPLILAGAGVLHGQAMEELKELVETKKIPVTNTLLGLGSIAGNHELFLGMAGMHGTYTANMAISECDVLLNVGARFDDRLTGNLNSFAKNAKVIHIDIDPAEIGKNVPTEIPIVADAKKALAALLLQDFEAPDTADWWNHLNEMTEEAPLWYNEDEHEILPQQAIQMIHEITEGNAIVTTDVGQHQMWAAQYYALNNPDHWVTSGGLGTMGFGFPAAIGAQIAKPNERVVAIVGDGGFQMTAQELSLLQEMRIPVKVVILNNGALGMVRQWQETFYDERYSQSLIPVQPDFVKLADAYGIKGYRITKKDDAEEIFREALLSDEPVLIDCRVKMKENVYPMIAPGKGLHEMIGVKSR comes from the coding sequence ATGAGTGCGGAAGTCGAAACAAAGCAGGCGGTTATGGAAAAGACGCAAGAGTCTACGGGGGAACAACAAAATATTCAACCTATGGATGGTTCTGCTGTCTTGATTCAAGGGTTGAAGGATCAAGGAGTTGAAGTTGTATTCGGATACCCTGGAGGTGCAGTCTTACCAATTTATGATGCATTGTATAACAATCCAATTCCCCATGTGCTTGCACGTCATGAACAGGGAGCCATTCATGCAGCGGAAGGGTATGCACGTGTTTCGGGTAAAACAGGTGTCGTTATTGCCACATCCGGTCCCGGTGCAACAAACCTTGTAACCGGTATTACGGATGCAATGATGGATTCACTTCCGCTCGTCATCTTTACAGGCCAAGTGGCAACGACAGTTATCGGAACGGATGCTTTCCAGGAAGCGGACATTGTCGGAATTACGACACCGATTACAAAGCATAACTATCAAGTCCAAGATGTTGCAGACCTTCCGCGCATCATTAAAGAAGCATTCCATATCGCTTCAACCGGACGCCGTGGCCCTGTTCTTGTCGATGTTCCTAAAAATATCGCAACTGAAATCTTTGTTACAGAAGAAGAACGCATGGCGGAAGTAAATTTGCCTGGCTATCAGCCGACGACAACTCCTAACTATTTACAAATACAGAAAGCAGTAGAGGCGCTTTCCACTGCGAAAAAGCCTCTAATTCTAGCAGGTGCCGGCGTGTTGCATGGGCAGGCGATGGAAGAACTGAAAGAACTTGTTGAAACGAAAAAAATACCTGTGACGAATACGTTACTTGGGCTCGGCAGTATTGCTGGAAACCATGAATTGTTTCTAGGTATGGCAGGAATGCACGGAACGTACACGGCGAATATGGCGATTAGCGAATGTGATGTGTTGTTGAATGTCGGGGCCCGTTTTGATGACCGCTTAACAGGTAATTTGAATTCATTCGCAAAGAACGCGAAAGTGATCCATATTGACATCGACCCCGCTGAAATCGGTAAAAACGTTCCGACCGAAATCCCGATTGTTGCAGATGCGAAAAAAGCGCTTGCCGCATTGCTCCTACAGGATTTCGAAGCGCCCGATACAGCTGATTGGTGGAATCATCTCAATGAAATGACTGAAGAAGCACCACTTTGGTACAACGAAGATGAACATGAAATCTTACCCCAACAGGCGATTCAAATGATTCATGAGATTACGGAAGGCAATGCAATTGTTACGACAGATGTCGGACAGCATCAAATGTGGGCAGCTCAATACTATGCATTAAATAATCCGGATCATTGGGTGACTTCGGGTGGACTCGGCACGATGGGCTTCGGATTCCCTGCTGCTATCGGTGCGCAAATTGCAAAACCGAATGAACGAGTAGTCGCCATCGTAGGAGACGGCGGATTCCAAATGACGGCACAGGAATTGTCGTTATTACAGGAAATGCGAATCCCAGTGAAAGTCGTTATTTTGAACAATGGCGCACTTGGTATGGTGCGGCAATGGCAAGAAACGTTTTACGATGAAAGATACTCACAGTCTTTAATTCCCGTGCAACCGGACTTTGTCAAACTGGCGGATGCGTACGGCATTAAAGGGTACCGCATAACAAAAAAAGACGATGCGGAAGAGATTTTTAGGGAAGCATTGCTCTCTGATGAACCTGTACTCATCGATTGCCGTGTCAAGATGAAGGAAAACGTCTATCCGATGATTGCTCCAGGAAAAGGACTTCATGAAATGATCGGGGTGAAAAGCAGATGA
- the ilvC gene encoding ketol-acid reductoisomerase: MAKMYYNQDINEGLLQGKTIAVVGYGSQGHAHAQNLKDSGFNVVVGVRPGKSYDQAKEDGLDVKTVAEAAEQADIIMILLPDERQKKVYDEEIQPALKAGKSLVFAHGFNVHFGQIVPPSDVDVFLVAPKGPGHLVRRTYEAGAGVPALFAVYQDVSGEAKDVALAYAKGIGAARAGVLETSFKEETETDLFGEQAVLCGGLTSLVKAGFETLVEAGYQPELAYFETMHELKLIVDLMYEGGMSGMRYSISDTAEWGDFVSGPRVVDADTKARMKEILTDIQEGKFAKGWIDENDNGRPNFNAYEESEAKHQIEVVGEKLRAMMPFVNEGKKIKQKEVVASAQD, from the coding sequence ATGGCTAAAATGTATTATAACCAGGATATCAACGAAGGACTTTTACAAGGAAAGACAATCGCGGTAGTAGGATATGGCTCACAAGGTCATGCGCACGCACAAAACTTAAAGGATTCAGGATTTAATGTCGTTGTTGGCGTACGTCCAGGTAAATCATATGATCAGGCAAAAGAAGATGGACTTGACGTGAAGACCGTTGCTGAAGCAGCTGAACAGGCAGACATCATCATGATCCTGCTTCCTGATGAAAGACAGAAAAAGGTTTATGACGAAGAAATTCAACCGGCATTAAAAGCTGGTAAATCACTCGTTTTCGCACACGGTTTCAACGTTCACTTCGGACAGATTGTCCCTCCGTCAGACGTCGATGTTTTCCTAGTTGCACCGAAAGGCCCGGGTCATCTCGTTCGCAGAACATACGAAGCGGGCGCTGGTGTACCGGCATTGTTCGCGGTCTATCAAGACGTTTCCGGCGAGGCAAAAGATGTTGCTCTCGCGTATGCCAAAGGAATTGGGGCAGCGCGTGCCGGCGTTCTAGAAACATCATTTAAAGAAGAGACGGAAACGGATCTATTTGGTGAGCAGGCTGTATTATGTGGTGGGTTAACGTCGCTCGTGAAAGCCGGATTTGAAACGCTTGTTGAAGCAGGATACCAACCCGAACTGGCGTATTTTGAAACGATGCATGAATTGAAACTAATTGTTGACTTGATGTACGAAGGCGGCATGTCCGGAATGCGCTACTCAATCTCGGATACAGCTGAATGGGGCGATTTTGTATCTGGCCCGCGTGTAGTCGATGCAGATACGAAAGCTCGCATGAAAGAGATCTTGACGGATATCCAGGAAGGTAAATTTGCAAAAGGCTGGATTGACGAAAATGATAACGGCCGACCGAACTTCAATGCATATGAAGAATCAGAAGCGAAACATCAAATCGAAGTTGTAGGCGAGAAACTTCGTGCAATGATGCCATTCGTCAATGAAGGCAAAAAAATAAAACAGAAAGAAGTGGTGGCCAGTGCGCAAGATTGA